A genomic window from Pygocentrus nattereri isolate fPygNat1 chromosome 22, fPygNat1.pri, whole genome shotgun sequence includes:
- the stim2a gene encoding stromal interaction molecule 2: MLVFCATVLLALFGPMRGDYSSDEPQPVGIKKEPSQATIDACLQVTPPCVTEADRFSLEALCHIHREMDDDQDGGIEVEESVEFIIEDMQQQQQTNKHSKLHQEDQHITVEELWRSWKSSEVHNWTQEDVLCWLREFVELPQYEKSFKELHVNGNTLPRIASNEPSFMSTYLKIQDQQHKHKLKLKALDVVLFGPPTRPPHNWMKDLLLIVSVVMGVGGCLFAQAQNKASKEHISKMMKDLESLQRAEQSLRDLQEQLERAQEEKRTVAVEKQFLEAKMKDEIEGAKEEANRLHKLRKGAVSELSRLRYAEEELEQVRGALKKAEQDMQASWSVPESLQLWLQLTHEVEVQYYNVKKQSAEQQLATAKDEAEKIKKKRSSVLGTLHVVHSSSLDQVDHKILEAKNALAEVTSCLQERLHRWQQIERLCEFPIMRNAGLPSLTATLYPDPNWMLLPRAAMSSYQIPAGVEDMEESMPSVMPQIPVTVTPIKLSPRALVRSRRTSHIVQQPVILSPDPDLLIPIRGPIPRYGEEEGEHIIFPTLMKQECLETSSDTDTIGSTIGRISAGTDLDPTRRLYRKDIDRFSGRITRKVSFEEQEETPSRKTSREELADSLRVSPRKVFHEVLDETPVTKTSREELDAPIEGLTSSMRTEEPDSRKISKSFPIDNADFSPRPSARDKSESLVELYSGMRHKDETDLNVGSQRCMMFRETKDLSVDTLSKMVPGDERDPDVQSGNAGPDVDAEMDTTPKMMLSENTDVSRESLAGKLSKDMSLEGASRKLSRDEFDVDVQMKLFRENKKLPREESDTGQLFRGASVDSASRNKMRGKLDKSLESRRGMSLRERRGDNTWKLSREERDVAPERRRFFQDMRLDNTADTITDKIQRGILELPLDTARRKISREEFVVSEPGSLSQPDLTVSSLMLWAPPQEPLSHLVYDGILEKSYKNPLNAPGPAELSHATSLPSMSTSSQSLASSEGSGSKSSCSENASLPESRSGDKCKKSSKLKNLFKKKKEKAKEKDVPGDRTQGGLQKL; this comes from the exons TTCATTATAGAGGAcatgcagcaacagcagcagaccAATAAGCACAGTAAACTGCATCAAGAAGACCAGCACATCACAGTGGAGGAGCTGTGGCGAAGCTGGAAGTCCTCAGAAG tccataACTGGACTCAGGAGGACGTGCTGTGCTGGCTGCGGGAGTTTGTGGAGCTGCCGCAGTACGAGAAAAGCTTCAAAGAGCTCCATGTCAATGGAAACACCCTGCCCAG GATTGCGTCCAACGAGCCGTCGTTTATGAGCACCTACCTGAAGATCCAGGACCAGCAGCATAAGCACAAGCTGAAGCTCAAGGCTTTGGATGTTGTGCTGTTTGGACCACCCACCA GGCCACCACACAACTGGATGAAGGACCTTCTGCTGATTGTTTCCGTGGTGATGGGGGTTGGCGGCTGCCTGTTTGCCCAGGCGCAGAACAAAGCATCCAAAGAGCACATCTCCAAGATGATGAAGGATCTGGAGAGCCTTCAGAGAGCGGAGCAGAGCCTGAGAGACCTGCAGGAACA GCTGGAGCGAGCTCAGGAGGAGAAGCGCACCGTGGCTGTGGAGAAGCAGTTCTTGGAGGCGAAGATGAAGGACGAGATTGAGGGAGCTAAGGAGGAAGCGAACCGGCTTCACAAACTCCGGAAGGGAGCCGTCAGCGAACTAAGCCGCCTCCGCTATGCCGAGGAGGAACTCGAACAG GTTCGGGGAGCGCTGAAGAAGGCCGAGCAGGACATGCAGGCCAGCTGGTCCGTGCCGGAGTCTCTACAGCTGTGGCTGCAGCTCACCCATGAGGTGGAAGTGCAGTATTACAACGTGAAGAAGCAGAGTGCTGAACAGCAGCTGGCCACCGCCAAGGACGAG GCTGAGAAGATCAAGAAGAAGAGGAGCTCAGTTCTGGGCACCCTGCACGTCGTACACAGTTCCTCTTTGGATCAGGTGGACCACAAGATCTTAGAGGCCAA GAATGCACTGGCGGAGGTGACCTCATGTTTGCAGGAGCGCCTTCACAGGTGGCAGCAAATCGAGCGGTTGTGCGAATTTCCTATTATGAGGAATGCGGGACTGCCGAGCCTCACGGCTACCCTGTACCCAGATCCTAACTGGATGCTTCTGCCCAGAGCCGCCATGTCCTCCTACCAGATACCTGCAGGCGTGGAAGACATGGAGGAAAGCATGCCCTCCGTCATGCCACAGATTCCTG TCACTGTTACTCCAATCAAGCTGTCCCCTCGAGCACTGGTCCGCTCCCGTCGAACCAGCCATATTGTCCAGCAGCCTGTGATTCTGTCACCTGATCCTGACCTGCTGATCCCAATCCGGGGACCAATTCCACGATACGGAGAGGAAGAAGGGGAACACATCATCTTCCCTACTCTTATGAAACA GGAATGCCTGGAGACGTCTTCAGACACTGACACTATTGGATCCACCATTGGCAGAATCTCTGCAGGCACTGACTTGGATCCTACCCGAAGACTATACCGCAAAGACATAGACCGTTTCTCTGGTCGCATCACGCGTAAGGTCTCTTTTGAGGAACAGGAGGAAACTCCGTCACGCAAGACATCACGAGAGGAACTTGCAGACTCTCTGAGGGTCAGCCCCAGAAAAGTTTTCCATGAAGTACTTGATGAAACCCCAGTCACAAAGACATCAAGAGAGGAACTGGATGCACCTATAGAAGGTCTGACAAGTTCTATGCGTACCGAAGAACCTGATTCTAGGAAGATATCAAAGAGTTTTCCAATTGATAACGCTGATTTTTCTCCAAGACCATCAGCTCGAGACAAGTCAGAATCTTTAGTGGAACTGTATTCTGGAATGAGACACAAGGATGAAACTGACCTAAATGTGGGAAGTCAAAGATGCATGATGTTTAGGGAGACGAAGGATCTCTCAGTAGACACTCTCTCCAAAATGGTGCCAGGAGATGAACGTGATCCTGATGTCCAAAGTGGAAATGCAGGCCCAGATGTCGATGCTGAGATGGACACTACTCCAAAGATGATGCTTAGTGAGAACACTGATGTTTCAAGGGAATCCCTAGCAGGAAAACTATCAAAGGACATGTCATTAGAAGGTGCATCTAGAAAACTCTCAAGAGATGAGTTTGATGTGGATGTGCAAATGAAGCTTTTTAGAGAGAACAAGAAGTTACCCAGGGAGGAATCTGACACTGGACAGCTCTTTAGAGGCGCTTCTGTGGATAGTGCTTCTCGGAACAAGATGCGAGGGAAATTGGACAAGTCACtggagagcaggagaggaaTGTCCttaagagagagaaggggagataACACTTGGAAGCTTTCTAGAGAAGAACGTGATGTTGCCCCAGAGAGACGACGATTCTTCCAGGATATGAGGTTGGACAATACTGCAGACACAATCACAGATAAAATCCAGAGAGGTATCTTGGAGTTGCCTTTGGACACTGCCAGACGCAAGATATCCAGAGAAGAGTTTGTGGTTTCAGAGCCAGGCTCCTTAAGCCAGCCTGACCTTACTGTAAGCTCCCTGATGCTCTGGGCTCCACCACAAGAGCCACTTAGCCATTTAGTGTATGATGGCATTCTAGAGAAGTCTTATAAGAACCCTCTAAATGCACCTGGCCCTGCAGAGCTCAGTCATGCTACCTCACTGCCCTCAATGTCCACCTCCTCCCAAAGCCTTGCAAGTAGTGAGGGTTCTGGCAGCAAGTCTTCTTGTTCTGAAAATGCTTCACTGCCAGAGTCCCGCAGTGGAGACAAATGTAAGAAATCTTCCAAGCTCAAGAACCTATtcaagaaaaagaaggaaaaggcGAAAGAAAAAGACGTACCTGGAGATCGTACACAAGGGGGCTTGCAGAAATTATGA